From a region of the Daphnia magna isolate NIES linkage group LG1, ASM2063170v1.1, whole genome shotgun sequence genome:
- the LOC123473682 gene encoding keratin, type I cytoskeletal 9-like, with translation MATVDDAMDAAAAAAAAVAATNSRMDAMEQNQITMTTQLAGIAQQLQVLLAGAGGAGGSGSSGGAGGSSSSGGTGGTSSSGGAGGSSSSGGGSGLSGGVGGSGSSGGVGTVPHPAAVTTSQRRRIDPSCLDKLPGDASLSQLRSWTNRWNDFSQLNQLSVYPVNEQMAAFRMVLDPAMHQVVEVALGISPTSVVTPADVLDQIKDYIRSKRNIALDRVAFEECKQGTTETFDEFYIRLKNLAEAANLCIACSDERMATRIMAGIQDTETKRRLLAISPFPTSQQTINICRSEE, from the coding sequence ATGGCGACGGTGGATGACGCAATGGACGCCGCCGCCGCTGCGGCAGCAGCTGTAGCGGCCACAAATTCCCGGATGGACGCCATGGAGCAAAATCAAATCACGATGACCACCCAGCTGGCCGGCATCGCTCAGCAGCTCCAGGTGTTGCTCGCTGGCGCCGGGGGCGCTGGTGGAAGTGGTAGCAGTGGTGGCGCTGGtggtagcagcagcagcggtgGCACGGGTGGTACCAGCAGCAGTGGTGGCGCAGGcggtagcagcagcagcggggGCGGTAGCGGCCTCAGCGGTGGCGTTGGCGGAAGCGGAAGCAGTGGTGGCGTGGGTACTGTTCCACACCCAGCGGCTGTAACCACATCTCAGCGACGCCGTATTGATCCCTCGTGCCTGGACAAATTGCCTGGCGACGCTTCCCTTTCCCAGCTTCGTTCGTGGACAAATCGATGGAATGATTTCAGCCAATTGAACCAGCTCAGCGTGTACCCGGTTAACGAGCAGATGGCCGCCTTTCGGATGGTCCTGGACCCAGCAATGCACCAGGTCGTCGAGGTGGCGCTCGGCATATCTCCGACGTCAGTGGTGACCCCGGCCGACGTCCTCGACCAGATAAAGGATTATATCCGGTCAAAACGCAACATAGCTCTGGACAGAGTGGCCTTTGAGGAATGCAAACAAGGTACGACGGAAACCTTTGATGAATTTTACATTCGGCTCAAGAACCTCGCGGAAGCTGCCAACCTCTGTATCGCGTGCTCGGACGAGAGAATGGCAACGCGCATAATGGCAGGTATCCAGGACACTGAAACAAAGCGACGTCTGTTGGCCATCAGCCCGTTCCCTACGTCCCAGCAGACCATCAACATATGCCGTAGCGAGGAGTAG
- the LOC123473678 gene encoding uncharacterized protein K02A2.6-like yields the protein MGVTRSGLNVDEEQMMPGETLDSWLIDLRSLVKTCGYGTGVDSVLRVQIVLGVADPLVREKLLFEKNLLLEASCEMMLLTPFRVGALIGGLRELSQLISRALPDHQPVTNQHSTPPTNTVDDQQHFRCNKCSRHHRKNQFRVSNVRCFTCGVIGHVSSCCPSSSNIRQVSSSQAPNSMAKVHVVEGEMQWVGDVESGGTVMTLPLSVEEDYYVSHALTTSSSGSEWCQQVPVDGDSVDVKLDSGATCNILPYETFALLPQTCRRLCPGPIVISYRAQDGLIRVLGLHTAKVVHRGAVFIIDFVVVDESGQPPLLGLPSCEKLNLIRRVDAVQSPVKTLWPPIVMEFMDVFMGLGKLPVENDIRLLSGANRVDPVVYAASRLPFRLEDRVFKKLDEMVKENILAPVQEPTEWVSRMMVVGKPDGDVRIGLDPFELNKAIQRQHFAVPTIEQLFSKLGKARYFCSLDAASGFYQIPLSNTASYLCTMAIPKGYYRFLRLPFGLKSASEIYLQTMNDLFGEMPVVLIYFDDFLVTGLPSQILMNRRSNFQSLEMTELCKKLGVKELKTTAYQPQSDGAV from the exons ATGGGGGTCACACGCAGCGGGCTCAACGTGGATGAAGAACAGATG ATGCCTGGTGAAACCCTTGATTCGTGGTTAATTGATCTCCGCAGTCTGGTTAAAACCTGCGGCTATGGAACGGGTGTTGATTCGGTCTTACGAGTTCAGATAGTGTTAGGTGTGGCTGATCCCCTGGTCCGTGAGAAACTGTTGttcgaaaaaaatttgttgttgGAAGCCTCGTGTGAAATG ATGCTGCTCACGCCATTCAGAGTCGGCGCGTTAATAGGAGGTTTGCGAGAATTGTCTCAGTTAATATCCAGAGCCCTGCCTGATCATCAGCCGGTGACAAATCAACATTCAACCCCACCGACCAATACAGTAGATGACCAGCAGCATTTCAGATGCAACAAGTGCAGTCGTCACCATAGAAAAAATCAGTTTCGTGTTTCGAATGTCCGGTGTTTTACTTGCGGTGTCATCGGCCATGTGTCTAGTTGTTGTCCTAGCTCCTCAAACATCCGCCAGGTGTCGTCAAGTCAAGCGCCAAACTCCATGGCAAAAGTTCATGTTGTTGAGGGTGAGATGCAATGGGTCGGTGACGTCGAGAGTGGCGGTACGGTGATGACTCTCCCGCTGTCAGTTGAAGAAGATTATTACGTCTCGCATGCGCTAACGACGTCTAGCAGTGGTTCCGAGTGGTGCCAGCAGGTGCCAGTAGATGGCGATAGTGTTGACGTCAAGCTTGATTCTGGAGCTACCTGTAACATACTACCGTATGAGACGTTTGCTCTGCTGCCCCAAACGTGCCGCCGTCTTTGCCCTGGGCCTATTGTTATCAGCTATCGCGCACAAGATGGCCTCATACGAGTGCTGGGGTTGCACACAGCCAAAGTGGTTCATAGAGGCGCTGTGTTCATTATTGACTTCGTAGTGGTTGATGAGTCTGGTCAGCCACCCCTTCTTGGGCTCCCATCTTGCGAGAAGCTGAACCTTATTCGGCGAGTTGACGCTGTACAGTCGCCAGTTAAAACTCTGTGGCCGCCAATCGTCATGGAGTTCATGGACGTCTTCATGGGATTGGGTAAATTGCCTGTAGAAAATGACATTCGGTTACTGTCAGGTGCTAATCGTGTGGATCCTGTTGTGTATGCAGCCAGCCGACTTCCGTTCCGGCTGGAGGATCGCGTCTTTAAGAAGTTGGACGAAATGGTCAAGGAAAACATCCTCGCACCTGTGCAAGAGCCAACTGAGTGGGTCAGCCGCATGATGGTGGTCGGAAAGCCTGACGGTGATGTCCGAATTGGTCTGGACCCGTTTGAACTGAATAAAGCCATTCAACGCCAACATTTTGCCGTTCCCACCATTGAGCAGCTCTTCAGCAAGCTGGGTAAAGCCCGATATTTTTGTAGCCTTGATGCTGCATCTGGTTTTTACCAGATTCCTTTGTCTAATACAGCGTCCTATCTGTGTACGATGGCAATTCCAAAAGGCTACTATCGCTTCCTCAGACTGCCATTCGGGTTAAAATCGGCTTCTGAAATTTATCTTCAGACGATGAATGACTTGTTTGGGGAAATGCCCGTCGTGCTCATCTACTTTGATGATTTCCTTGTTACGG GGTTGCCCTCTCAAATCCTAATGAATAGACGATCCAATTTCCAGTCATTGGAAATGACCGAGTTGTGCAAGAAGTTAGgtgtaaaagaattgaaaactACGGCCTATCAACCACAAAGTGATGGAGCTGTATAA